One segment of Pasteurella skyensis DNA contains the following:
- the recF gene encoding DNA replication/repair protein RecF (All proteins in this family for which functions are known are DNA-binding proteins that assist the filamentation of RecA onto DNA for the initiation of recombination or recombinational repair.) — MSLSRLIVQNFRNLNTVDLELSHGFNFLVGENGSGKTSLLEAIFYLGHGRSFKSNVSNRIINYASEDFVLHGKIEEAKHSWSVGLQKKRQGDTLLKINGEDGNKIADLAHLLPMQIIMPEGLTLLNGGPSYRRAFLDWGLFHLYANFYSYWTNLKRLLKQRNALLGQVHHYQELHHWDTELVKLAQIVSEMRADYAEMLRPEIEKTCHFFLPELDISVAFYQGWNKEQQYADILAQGFERDKAIGYTMIGPQKADFRFRANGLPVEDVLSRGQLKLLMCALRLAQGEHLVRQKERQCLFLIDDFASELDPNKRELLTHRLRESQSQVFITAITKEQLQYMDWHNNSADKLFAVKEGNLTLLDSLG, encoded by the coding sequence ATGTCTTTAAGTCGTCTTATTGTTCAGAACTTTAGAAATCTTAATACCGTGGATCTTGAATTGAGCCACGGTTTTAACTTTTTGGTGGGAGAAAATGGCAGTGGCAAAACAAGTTTGCTAGAGGCCATTTTTTATTTAGGACATGGGCGCTCATTTAAAAGTAATGTTAGTAATCGTATTATTAATTATGCGAGTGAGGATTTTGTTTTACACGGTAAGATAGAAGAAGCTAAGCACAGTTGGAGTGTTGGATTACAAAAAAAACGACAGGGTGACACTCTGCTGAAAATAAATGGTGAAGATGGTAATAAAATTGCTGATTTGGCTCATTTGTTACCAATGCAGATTATTATGCCTGAGGGTTTAACGTTATTAAATGGTGGGCCTAGCTACCGTCGGGCTTTTCTTGATTGGGGATTATTTCATTTATATGCTAACTTTTATTCTTATTGGACAAATTTAAAACGCTTGTTAAAGCAGCGAAATGCGTTGTTGGGGCAAGTTCACCACTATCAAGAACTTCATCATTGGGATACAGAATTAGTTAAACTTGCACAAATTGTGAGTGAAATGCGAGCAGACTATGCGGAAATGCTACGTCCTGAAATTGAAAAGACTTGTCACTTTTTTTTACCAGAGTTAGACATTTCAGTGGCTTTTTATCAAGGTTGGAATAAAGAGCAACAGTATGCAGATATTTTAGCACAAGGTTTTGAGCGAGATAAAGCCATTGGTTATACAATGATTGGACCTCAAAAAGCCGATTTTCGCTTTCGAGCCAATGGGTTACCTGTAGAAGATGTCCTTTCAAGAGGGCAGTTAAAATTATTGATGTGCGCATTACGTTTAGCTCAAGGGGAGCATTTAGTCAGACAAAAAGAGCGTCAATGTTTATTTTTAATTGATGATTTTGCTTCAGAATTAGATCCTAATAAAAGAGAATTGCTTACTCACCGCTTAAGAGAGAGCCAATCACAGGTTTTTATTACCGCAATTACGAAAGAACAGTTGCAATATATGGATTGGCATAACAATAGTGCTGATAAGTTATTTGCAGTTAAAGAGGGAAATCTTACTCTTTTAGATTCTCTTGGTTAA
- the gpsA gene encoding NAD(P)H-dependent glycerol-3-phosphate dehydrogenase, which translates to MKKSLYTAPIAVLGAGSYGTSLAIALSQQGEKTYLWGHSPHKIQKMQHERKNQEFLPDIPFPDNLILESNLEKVLNNVKDILIVVPSHVFNDVLLQIKPFIQDDHRIMWATKGLEHNTGRLLHCVVNEILGEDHALAVLSGPTFAKELAAGLPTAISLASTDIQFAEEMQQRIHCSKAFRVYLNDDMVAVQLGGAIKNVIAIGAGLSDGLGFGANARTALITRGIAEISQLCVALGGNPTSLMGMAGIGDLMLTCTDNQSRNRRFGLMVGQGKSVDAAMNEIGQVVEGYYNTKEAYLLAQKHNIEMPIVEQLYQMLFCGQDTKAHIRKGVAMLLGRERKVESFKQIKK; encoded by the coding sequence ATGAAAAAATCACTTTATACTGCTCCTATTGCTGTTTTAGGAGCTGGCTCTTATGGAACATCATTAGCTATTGCCCTCTCTCAACAAGGTGAGAAAACGTATTTGTGGGGACATTCACCACACAAAATACAAAAAATGCAGCACGAAAGAAAAAATCAAGAGTTTTTACCTGATATTCCTTTTCCTGATAACTTAATATTAGAGAGTAATTTAGAAAAAGTATTAAACAACGTAAAAGATATTTTGATTGTTGTGCCAAGTCACGTATTTAATGATGTGCTCTTACAAATTAAGCCTTTTATTCAAGATGATCATCGTATTATGTGGGCAACTAAAGGCTTAGAACATAATACAGGACGATTATTGCATTGTGTCGTAAATGAAATTTTAGGTGAAGATCACGCACTAGCGGTACTATCTGGTCCAACTTTTGCAAAAGAATTAGCCGCAGGCTTACCAACCGCTATTTCCCTTGCCTCAACGGATATCCAATTTGCAGAAGAAATGCAACAACGTATTCACTGTTCGAAAGCCTTCCGTGTTTATCTCAATGATGATATGGTCGCAGTGCAACTAGGCGGCGCCATTAAAAATGTCATTGCTATTGGCGCAGGTCTTTCTGACGGTTTAGGTTTTGGAGCAAATGCAAGAACAGCATTAATTACACGAGGTATTGCAGAAATTAGTCAATTATGTGTAGCATTAGGAGGCAATCCTACCAGTCTAATGGGAATGGCAGGGATTGGTGATTTAATGCTTACCTGTACCGATAACCAGTCTCGTAATCGTCGCTTTGGTTTAATGGTTGGACAAGGAAAAAGTGTTGATGCAGCAATGAATGAAATAGGACAAGTGGTGGAAGGATACTATAATACCAAAGAGGCCTATTTATTAGCACAAAAACACAATATTGAAATGCCAATTGTAGAGCAACTTTATCAAATGCTATTTTGTGGTCAAGATACCAAAGCACACATCAGAAAAGGTGTGGCAATGCTACTTGGACGTGAACGTAAAGTAGAATCATTTAAACAAATAAAAAAGTGA
- a CDS encoding PTS transporter subunit EIIB: MSILNYLKCPFSKKSKIDNNVQLTQEEKASQLIDALGGVANIETIDACLTRLRVILKDRSLVNKAKLTQLGSKGNIKEGHNGLQVIVGSGAIRLTEIIKTQI, encoded by the coding sequence ATGAGTATTCTTAACTATCTAAAATGTCCTTTTAGTAAAAAATCAAAAATAGACAATAATGTACAACTCACTCAAGAAGAGAAAGCCTCACAGTTGATAGATGCCTTAGGTGGAGTCGCTAATATTGAAACCATTGATGCCTGTCTTACTCGATTACGTGTAATACTGAAAGATAGATCCCTCGTCAATAAAGCAAAACTTACTCAGTTAGGCTCAAAAGGTAATATAAAAGAGGGACACAATGGTTTACAAGTTATTGTTGGCTCGGGAGCTATACGTCTTACTGAAATAATAAAAACACAGATATAA
- a CDS encoding glycosyltransferase, giving the protein MSIQHSHRKKHYFFLFGGVFIEPTAIEIQACIRAKLFKKYLNITPTFITHGYHPALKQNQMEVMERLQIEEDIPIFSLFDFYCDKQQPAEKVRQFVLYEDSNLRYEKDKNDVNASWAFLGEQLQMYIENYPNTQQIHYINYVNHISNDIEVMKRDTYDPQGYLASTGVVEPTTKEEIVTYFLDRDGNQRVTLYFTLSGVEKKIVKIYISNKQGRVTHIFNSKEDLVVDFIQKLADLYPDDELCFVTEHPIYYKALKVLQHPNVKIISVLHLTHTIEPTVEDSPFNRYFSPLVEELHNPKFQTVVLTEAQKQDIEARVGRSENLHCIPNTLNYQVKPQDFSQRDRFLLTAFARLEPQKRLDKMIDMFALVHQSIPQAKLEIYGVGRLQEQLQAQIDRLSLQNVVHLKGFINNPYSVFERAGLALLTSHYEALPLVIMESLSAGCPFISFDIKYGPSEMIIEGENGYLVPENDIQMMAERVIHLLRDPQLHQQMSENACKANKGFLMEAVAEQWRKLLAT; this is encoded by the coding sequence ATGAGTATTCAGCATTCTCATCGTAAAAAACACTATTTTTTCTTATTTGGTGGTGTTTTTATTGAGCCAACAGCCATTGAAATACAAGCTTGTATTCGAGCAAAATTATTTAAAAAATATCTTAATATTACTCCCACTTTTATTACCCATGGTTACCATCCTGCATTGAAACAGAATCAAATGGAAGTAATGGAGCGTTTGCAAATTGAGGAAGATATCCCCATTTTTAGTTTATTTGATTTTTATTGTGATAAACAGCAACCTGCTGAAAAAGTTCGTCAATTTGTACTCTATGAAGATTCCAATTTACGCTATGAAAAAGATAAAAATGATGTAAATGCAAGTTGGGCATTTTTAGGCGAACAGTTGCAAATGTATATAGAGAATTATCCAAATACTCAGCAAATTCATTATATTAATTATGTGAATCATATATCTAATGATATTGAAGTAATGAAACGTGATACTTATGATCCACAGGGATATTTAGCTTCAACAGGTGTAGTAGAGCCAACCACAAAAGAAGAGATTGTGACTTATTTTTTAGATAGAGACGGGAATCAGCGAGTTACTCTCTATTTTACATTATCAGGTGTAGAGAAAAAAATTGTTAAAATATACATTTCAAATAAACAAGGAAGAGTAACACATATTTTTAATTCAAAAGAAGATCTGGTGGTGGATTTTATACAGAAATTAGCAGATTTATATCCTGATGATGAATTGTGTTTTGTTACAGAGCATCCTATTTATTATAAAGCCTTGAAAGTGCTACAACATCCAAATGTCAAAATTATTTCTGTTTTACACCTTACTCATACGATTGAACCCACAGTAGAGGATTCTCCTTTTAATAGGTATTTTTCTCCTCTTGTGGAAGAGCTTCATAATCCAAAATTTCAAACGGTGGTTTTGACGGAAGCACAGAAGCAAGATATTGAGGCAAGGGTGGGACGTTCAGAGAATCTACACTGCATACCTAATACGTTAAACTATCAGGTAAAACCTCAAGATTTTTCGCAACGAGATCGTTTTTTATTAACCGCATTTGCTCGATTGGAACCTCAAAAGCGACTTGATAAAATGATTGATATGTTTGCTTTAGTACATCAATCGATACCTCAAGCAAAATTAGAGATATATGGTGTTGGACGGCTACAGGAGCAGTTACAGGCACAGATTGATCGTTTATCGTTACAAAATGTGGTACACCTTAAAGGGTTTATCAATAATCCGTATTCGGTATTTGAACGAGCGGGTTTAGCATTGCTGACTAGTCATTATGAAGCATTACCCCTTGTGATTATGGAAAGCTTATCAGCAGGTTGTCCATTTATTAGCTTTGATATTAAATATGGCCCTTCAGAAATGATCATAGAAGGTGAAAATGGCTATTTAGTTCCAGAAAATGATATACAAATGATGGCAGAGAGAGTTATTCATTTATTAAGAGATCCTCAGTTACATCAACAGATGAGCGAAAATGCGTGTAAAGCAAATAAAGGGTTTTTAATGGAGGCTGTAGCAGAGCAATGGCGAAAACTATTAGCCACATAG
- the cysE gene encoding serine O-acetyltransferase, which yields MKQQPEKLWNNIHQEVKSLAEQEPMLASFFHSTILKHNNLGDALSYILANKLSNSIMPAIALKEIIEEAYQADPQITDSATQDLLAVKTRDPAVKLLSTPLLYLKGFHALQSYRVTHYLWQQGRYALAIYLQNEISVAFDVDIHPAAQIGYGIMLDHATAIVVGETSVIENDVSILQGVTLGGTGKETGDRHPKIREGVMIGAGAKILGNIEIGKYAKIGANSVVLRAVPENTTVAGVPAKVISHSQSQKPAFEMNQDFNCDDE from the coding sequence ATGAAACAACAACCAGAAAAATTGTGGAATAATATTCACCAAGAAGTGAAATCACTTGCTGAGCAAGAGCCAATGCTCGCCAGTTTTTTTCATTCTACTATTTTAAAGCATAATAATTTAGGTGACGCATTAAGTTATATTTTAGCCAATAAATTATCTAATTCAATTATGCCTGCTATTGCATTAAAAGAGATTATTGAAGAGGCTTATCAAGCCGATCCTCAAATTACTGATAGTGCAACACAAGATTTATTAGCGGTAAAAACACGAGATCCTGCGGTTAAATTATTAAGTACGCCATTACTTTATTTAAAAGGTTTTCACGCCTTACAAAGTTATCGAGTTACCCATTATTTATGGCAACAAGGTCGCTATGCCTTAGCCATTTATTTACAAAATGAAATCTCTGTCGCCTTTGATGTGGATATTCACCCTGCTGCCCAAATTGGTTACGGTATAATGCTCGATCACGCCACAGCAATTGTTGTGGGAGAAACCTCTGTAATAGAAAATGATGTCTCTATTTTACAAGGTGTGACACTAGGAGGAACAGGTAAGGAAACAGGCGATCGTCATCCTAAAATACGAGAAGGTGTGATGATTGGAGCAGGGGCAAAAATTTTAGGTAATATAGAAATTGGAAAATATGCTAAAATTGGCGCTAATTCTGTAGTATTAAGAGCAGTGCCTGAAAATACCACTGTAGCAGGTGTTCCTGCAAAAGTAATTAGTCACTCACAATCTCAAAAACCTGCATTTGAAATGAATCAAGATTTTAATTGTGATGATGAATAA
- the greB gene encoding transcription elongation factor GreB — MAKSPYITREGWHTLEKELKFLWKIERPQVTQAVSDAAALGDRSENAEYIYGKRRLREIDRRVRFLSKRLDVLKIVDYSPSQEGKIFFGAWVELENEEGEINQYRIVGCDEFDPAKHWISIDSPVARALIGKQVDDEVKVETPSGKVTLYVNKIWYK; from the coding sequence ATGGCAAAATCTCCTTATATTACTCGTGAAGGATGGCATACTTTAGAGAAAGAGCTGAAATTTTTATGGAAAATAGAGCGCCCTCAAGTCACTCAAGCTGTATCTGATGCGGCGGCATTGGGAGATCGTAGTGAGAATGCGGAATATATTTATGGAAAACGTCGCTTACGTGAAATTGATCGTCGAGTAAGGTTTTTAAGTAAACGCTTAGATGTCTTAAAAATTGTTGATTATTCTCCTTCTCAAGAAGGTAAAATCTTTTTTGGTGCTTGGGTTGAACTTGAAAATGAAGAAGGTGAAATCAATCAATACCGCATTGTAGGTTGTGATGAATTTGATCCTGCTAAGCATTGGATTTCTATTGATTCTCCTGTTGCAAGAGCCTTAATTGGTAAACAAGTTGATGATGAAGTAAAAGTGGAAACACCATCTGGCAAAGTTACCCTTTATGTAAATAAAATTTGGTATAAGTAA
- the rpe gene encoding ribulose-phosphate 3-epimerase, with protein MNHKPFLIAPSILSADLARLGDDVKNVLNAGADVIHFDVMDNHFVPNLTFGPAICKALRDYGITAPIDVHLMASPVDRLIPEFAHAGADYITFHPEAAIHIDRTLQLIRDNGCKSGLVFNPATPLSYLDYVMDKVDVILLMSVNPGFGGQSFIPATLEKLKQARRMIDESGFDIRLEVDGGVKVNNIAEIAKAGADMFVAGSAIFDQPDYKAVIDEIRQQLTNI; from the coding sequence ATGAACCACAAACCCTTTTTAATTGCCCCTTCCATTCTGTCGGCTGATCTTGCTCGATTAGGTGATGATGTAAAAAATGTATTAAATGCAGGGGCTGATGTGATCCACTTTGATGTAATGGATAATCATTTTGTACCAAACTTAACTTTTGGTCCTGCGATTTGTAAAGCATTGAGAGATTACGGCATAACCGCTCCAATCGATGTGCATTTAATGGCAAGCCCTGTGGATCGTTTAATTCCTGAATTTGCACACGCAGGAGCAGATTATATTACTTTTCATCCAGAAGCTGCGATACACATTGATCGTACTCTACAACTGATTCGAGATAATGGCTGTAAATCAGGCTTAGTCTTTAACCCTGCAACACCATTAAGCTATTTAGATTATGTGATGGATAAAGTGGATGTAATTCTATTAATGTCAGTCAATCCAGGTTTTGGTGGACAATCTTTTATTCCAGCGACTTTGGAAAAATTAAAGCAAGCTCGTAGAATGATTGATGAAAGTGGTTTCGATATTCGTTTGGAAGTAGACGGTGGTGTCAAAGTTAATAATATTGCTGAAATCGCAAAAGCAGGTGCAGATATGTTTGTCGCAGGTTCAGCAATTTTTGATCAACCTGATTATAAAGCTGTAATTGATGAAATTCGTCAACAGTTAACGAATATTTAA
- the mutS gene encoding DNA mismatch repair protein MutS, giving the protein MTEFTNHTPMMKQYLTLKAEHSDVLLFYRMGDFYELFYDDAKKAARLLDISLTKRGKSAGEPIPMAGVPYHAIEGYLAKLVHLGESVAICEQVGDPATSKGPVERKVVRIVTPGTVSDEALLPERQDNLVASVYVENGIYALALLDMTSGRFLINELPNRESLSAELQRAQPAEILYPETFSEMDLIEHYKGLRRRPIWEFELVTAINLLNRQFGTQDLKGFGVEKSLVALCAAGCVLQYAKETQRTALPHINSIHLIQNSDTILLDAATRRNLELTQNLAGGTENTLAHVLDHCVTSMGSRLLKRWIHQPIRDVEKLKNRQQNIQTLLDHHLIDTLQPLLQQVGDMERILARVALRSARPRDLTRLRTALAQIPQIVNFTQNLTASLTLNINQIADFSDLHSLLERAIIEVPPQLVRDGGVIATGYNAELDEWRSLADGATQYLDDLEIRERETTGIDTLKIGFNAVHGYYIQISKAQSHNAPIHYVRRQTLKNAERYIIPELKTYEDKVLKAKGASLALEKRLYEELFDQLLPRLGELQLASMILSELDVLTNLAERAESLDYVAPTFTANRTINIKQGRHPVVENVLKAPFIANPVFLNEQRHLLVVTGPNMGGKSTYMRQIALITLMAHIGSFVPAESAEIGTIDRIFTRIGASDDLASGRSTFMVEMTEMANILHQATANSLVLIDEIGRGTSTYDGLSLAWACAEWLAQKTRSLTLFATHYFELTSLPEQLKGVANVHLDAREHNDNIVFMHTVQEGAASKSYGLAVASLAGVPKQVVKLAKQKLATLEQISHQTVDLDKNPQESLFEIPNNIIMDTPPALEMLQNINPDELTPRQALDALYKLKDKL; this is encoded by the coding sequence ATGACAGAATTCACAAATCACACCCCTATGATGAAGCAATATCTCACTTTAAAAGCAGAGCATTCTGATGTTTTGTTGTTTTATCGTATGGGAGATTTTTATGAATTGTTCTATGATGATGCGAAAAAAGCGGCAAGATTACTGGACATTTCTTTAACGAAAAGAGGGAAATCAGCTGGTGAACCAATTCCTATGGCTGGCGTACCTTATCATGCGATTGAGGGCTATTTAGCAAAATTAGTACATCTTGGTGAGTCGGTTGCGATTTGTGAGCAAGTGGGCGATCCTGCAACAAGTAAAGGGCCTGTTGAGCGTAAAGTGGTGCGAATTGTCACACCGGGAACAGTAAGTGATGAAGCCTTGTTACCAGAGCGCCAAGATAACCTTGTGGCGAGTGTTTATGTAGAAAATGGTATTTATGCACTGGCGTTATTGGATATGACATCAGGGCGTTTTTTAATCAATGAATTACCTAATCGTGAAAGCTTAAGTGCGGAGTTACAGAGAGCTCAACCTGCTGAAATTTTATACCCTGAAACCTTTTCTGAAATGGATTTGATTGAGCATTATAAAGGGTTACGTCGTCGTCCGATTTGGGAATTTGAATTAGTCACCGCAATTAATTTACTTAATCGTCAATTTGGTACGCAAGATTTAAAAGGCTTTGGCGTTGAAAAATCTCTTGTTGCACTGTGTGCTGCTGGCTGTGTATTACAATATGCCAAAGAAACACAACGCACTGCACTACCTCATATTAACAGCATTCATCTAATTCAAAATAGCGATACAATTTTATTAGATGCCGCCACTCGCCGTAATTTAGAATTAACCCAAAATTTAGCAGGGGGAACAGAAAACACCCTTGCTCACGTATTGGATCATTGTGTTACCTCAATGGGAAGTCGTTTATTAAAACGCTGGATTCATCAACCTATTCGTGATGTCGAAAAATTAAAAAACCGTCAGCAAAATATTCAAACCTTGCTCGATCATCATTTAATCGACACATTACAACCCTTGCTACAACAAGTGGGTGATATGGAACGAATTTTGGCACGTGTTGCCCTGCGTTCAGCACGTCCTCGAGATTTAACTCGCTTACGCACTGCGTTGGCTCAAATTCCACAAATTGTAAATTTTACCCAAAATCTAACCGCTAGTTTAACCCTCAATATCAATCAAATTGCTGATTTTAGCGATCTACATTCTTTATTGGAAAGGGCGATTATTGAGGTTCCGCCACAATTAGTGCGAGATGGGGGTGTAATTGCCACAGGCTATAATGCCGAATTAGACGAATGGCGTTCCCTTGCTGATGGAGCAACACAATATCTTGACGATTTAGAAATTCGTGAACGAGAAACAACGGGTATTGATACCTTAAAAATTGGTTTTAATGCCGTACACGGCTATTATATTCAAATCAGTAAAGCACAAAGCCATAATGCCCCAATTCATTATGTACGTCGTCAAACCTTAAAAAATGCCGAGCGTTATATTATCCCTGAATTAAAAACCTATGAAGATAAAGTATTGAAAGCAAAAGGGGCATCGCTCGCATTAGAAAAACGTCTTTATGAAGAACTGTTTGATCAGCTTCTACCACGTTTAGGTGAATTACAGTTAGCGAGTATGATTTTAAGTGAATTAGACGTGCTAACTAATCTTGCCGAACGAGCAGAAAGTTTGGATTATGTGGCACCAACTTTTACCGCCAATCGCACCATTAACATTAAACAAGGTCGCCACCCAGTGGTTGAAAATGTACTAAAAGCCCCTTTTATTGCCAATCCCGTTTTCTTAAATGAACAACGTCATTTGTTAGTGGTAACAGGTCCCAATATGGGCGGTAAAAGTACCTATATGCGACAAATCGCTCTGATTACTTTAATGGCTCATATCGGAAGTTTTGTACCTGCAGAAAGTGCCGAAATTGGCACTATTGATCGTATTTTTACGCGTATTGGTGCCTCTGATGATCTTGCCTCTGGTCGCTCAACCTTTATGGTGGAAATGACAGAAATGGCAAATATTCTCCATCAAGCCACCGCTAATAGCTTAGTATTGATTGATGAAATAGGGCGAGGAACATCTACTTATGACGGTTTATCATTGGCGTGGGCGTGTGCTGAATGGTTGGCTCAAAAAACACGTTCTTTAACCTTATTTGCAACCCATTATTTTGAATTGACCAGTTTACCTGAACAATTAAAAGGGGTGGCAAATGTGCATTTAGATGCCCGTGAACATAATGATAATATTGTGTTTATGCACACAGTACAAGAGGGGGCGGCGAGTAAAAGTTACGGCTTAGCAGTGGCTTCTTTGGCTGGTGTACCTAAACAAGTGGTTAAGTTAGCTAAACAAAAATTAGCAACTTTAGAACAAATTTCACATCAAACCGTTGATTTAGATAAAAATCCACAAGAAAGTTTGTTTGAAATACCAAATAACATCATTATGGATACTCCTCCTGCATTAGAAATGCTACAAAATATTAATCCTGATGAACTTACACCACGACAAGCGTTGGATGCTCTGTATAAATTAAAAGATAAATTATAA